The DNA segment TCGGAGGAATAAGAGCTCTTGAGGCTATGGGAATACATCCCGATGTCTATCATAGCAACGAGGGTCATTCAGCATTTATTAGTCTCGAAAGAATGCGGTTGCTGATAATCGATCACCATCTGACATTTAATCAGGCACTTGAGGCTATCAGATCATCAACACTTTTTACCACACATACTCCGGTACCGGCAGGACATGATGCATTTGATGAAGATCTGCTTCGTAAATATATTTCGCATTATCATAGCCGTTTGTCTATCTCCTGGGAAGAACTTATGGCCCTTGGTCAGTGTGAAGGCGATAATGATAAGAAATTCAATATGAGTTATCTGGCTACCCGGATGTCTCAGGAAGTGAACGGTGTAAGTAAACTTCATGGGGAGGTGAGCCGTGGGATGTTCAATAAACTGTGGCCCGGATTCCTTAAGGAAGAGTTGTTTATAGGGCATGTTACAAATGGTGTTCATCACCCTACCTGGACTGCACCTGAATGGAGAGAGATTTATACAGAGCTTACCGGTAACATAAACTTTGACCAGACCGACAGGAATCTCTGGGAAAAGCTCTATACAGTAGAAGACAAAAAGATCTATGAGGTTAAAACCCATCTCAAGAAGAAGCTCTTCTCAAATATAAGAAAGCGTCTTCAGTCGGATATGATAGATAAGCATGTGAGTCCGCGTACATTATTGAATATCAGCAATCATCTCGATGAAAAAGCGCTGACAATAGGATTCGCAAGAAGGTTCGCAACCTATAAAAGAGCATCTTTGCTCTTCAGAGATCTCGACAGGCTTGACAGGATAGTTAATAATCCTGAAAAACCGGTTCAGTTCATTTATGCGGGTAAGGCTCATCCGAACGACGGAGGCGGACAGGATCTGATCAAGAGGATCTTTGAAATATCTCAGATGCCCCGGTTTACCGGTAAGGTAATCTTCCTTGAAAACTATGATATTGAACTTGCCAAGTATCTTGTAAGAGGTGTCGACATCTGGCTTAATACACCAACAAGACCTCTTGAGGCCTCGGGTACAAGCGGTGAAAAAGCCGTTATGAATGGTACAATACATTTTAGTGTCCTTGATGGCTGGTGGGTTGAGGGATACAGGGCGTTTGCAGGATGGGCTTTACCAAAGAAGAGGACCTTTGAAAATCAGGATCTTCAGGATGATATTGATGCTGAGACCATTTATAATATGCTTGAATATGAGATAGTACCGGCTTATTATGCATTCAACGACCAGGGAGTCCCTGTTGAGTGGGTAAGTCTGGTCAAGAATACAATGGTTAAGATCGCTCCGGAGTTTACAATGAAGAGGCAGATTGACGATTATTATGAGAAGTATTACTCAAAGCTGTACCAGAGAAACAAATACCTGATCAGCAATGATTTTGAAAAGTCAAAAGAGCTTGCTGCCTGGAAGCAGACAATGAGGGAAGAATGGGATAATATTGAGGTTATCAACTATAGCTTTGAAAAGGCCGGTGAAAATGTTTACAGGTCAGGTCACGATTATACAGCAGAGATTGCTCTTAATGTTAAAAACATTCCAAAGGAAAATGTTGGTGTTGAGTTCATTATTACACATATGGGCAAACATGGAGAGCATGAGTTTGTCGCGAGTGAAGAGTTTCAGCTTGTAAGCTGCAAAAGTGGCAAGTGTCTTTACCGTGCAAACCTTGTTCCGGAAAAGGCAGGTTCTTTCTTCTACGGAATCAGAATTTATCCAAAGCATCCCGATCTTCCTCACAAACAGGATTTTGCCCTGTTGCGCTGGATTGATTAAAGATCAGTTGCCTTTCTTACAGGCTCGCGTTTGAAAACGAGTCCTGTTCTTGACGGCAGATATAAATAAAGGTATAAAGGAGCATTTATAATGTTCCTTTCTGCTTTTTTAATAGACAGGTATAATGGTTTTCTGTCAATCCTGTTAAATCCGCCAAACAACTGATCGTCTGTATCAAGAACAATCCTGAAACGTCCATGAACCGGTATCCCGTAATCAGTGAATGACAGTGTAGGGTGGAAATTAAATACAAATAGCAGATCTCCTCTGATGAATGCAATTACCTTGTCGCTGTTATTCTCATAAATTCTTTCAACCACCGGATGATTTAGTAAATTATGAACCTGATTAAGCTTGACCATTTCGCGGTCAAACTTTCCTAGGTTGTAGTACTTAAGCAATTTATTTTCAGCCAGATTCCATTGCCTGCGGGCAAATTTATAACTCCAGTTATTTCCTTCCCTCGGAAAATCAATCCATTCCGGATGTCCGAATTCATTACCCATAAAGTTCAGGTAACCGCCTCCTGATGTGGCGAAGGTTATAAGCCTGATCATTTTATGGAGAGCAATGCCCCTATCGGTTGTAAAAGTATGAACTGACTTCTCCATGCATGAATACATCTCTGCATCGAGCATTCTGAATATAAGCGTTTTATCGCCAACAAGTGCCTGGTCGTGAGACTCGCAGTATGAGATTATCTTTTCCTCCGGACGGTGTTGGGTTAATTCATACATCAGCTTGCCCATATCCCAGTTCTCATCAACAGTCTCTTTTACCAGTTTTATCCAGTAATCAGGCACTCCCATAGATAACCGGTAATCAAAACCAAAGCCTTTCTTCTCTGTCTCTGATGCTATGCCCGGCATTCCGCTCATCTCCTCAGCAATTGTAAGGGCACCGGGTTTATAATTATGTATCAGTTTATTGGCCAGGTAGAGGTAGATAAGTGCATCTTCATCCTGATTACCATCGAAATATTCATCATATGAGGTAAAATTCTTCTCGAGGCCATGATCAAAATAGATCATACTTGTGATCCCGTCGAAACGAAATCCGTCAAACTTATATTCTTCAATCCAGTACCGGCAGTTGGAGAGGAGAAAATGAATCACATTATCTTTTCCGTAATCGAAACAGAGTGAGTCCCAGGCTTTGTGATATCTCCTTTCATTGGAATGAAAATATTGTCCGGGATTACCATCGAA comes from the Bacteroidales bacterium genome and includes:
- a CDS encoding alpha amylase C-terminal domain-containing protein, yielding MNPAPFYNTDSWLKPYTDTIEKRIEKCLLKEKHLTGTGSLSDFAMGHYYYGLHRSSDSWVFREWAPNAKSIFLIGVFNGWKEKEEFRMKRLNANGDWELKLPVSSLKHGDLFKLSVLWEGGKGERIPSYATRLVQDDKTKIFSAQVWHPEAEYKWIKKNFTPEKSAPVIYEAHVGMATMEEKTGTFREFIDNIIPRIKKSGYNTIQLMAIQEHPFYGSFGYHVSSFFAASSRFGTPEELKELVDKAHAEGLRVIMDLVHSHSVKNINEGLGLFDGNPGQYFHSNERRYHKAWDSLCFDYGKDNVIHFLLSNCRYWIEEYKFDGFRFDGITSMIYFDHGLEKNFTSYDEYFDGNQDEDALIYLYLANKLIHNYKPGALTIAEEMSGMPGIASETEKKGFGFDYRLSMGVPDYWIKLVKETVDENWDMGKLMYELTQHRPEEKIISYCESHDQALVGDKTLIFRMLDAEMYSCMEKSVHTFTTDRGIALHKMIRLITFATSGGGYLNFMGNEFGHPEWIDFPREGNNWSYKFARRQWNLAENKLLKYYNLGKFDREMVKLNQVHNLLNHPVVERIYENNSDKVIAFIRGDLLFVFNFHPTLSFTDYGIPVHGRFRIVLDTDDQLFGGFNRIDRKPLYLSIKKAERNIINAPLYLYLYLPSRTGLVFKREPVRKATDL